One Mycoavidus sp. HKI genomic region harbors:
- a CDS encoding NACHT domain-containing protein translates to MLGRAVSPAPMINQMQASAQNALYQANLCKETQNFGMALFFYDQAKVAFKHIAKAHQLTPSLSEVKNAVIQAQTPKTAEDEALRQRLAAVYFERAQLLEKLNQVGKAQASYQKAKAWGYLGSEPESVGPAASKPARRVLARAATSTEIPVQQLQVASSAQEKNVLVDYLFEKALATLGSLEVSNKPSLFLVYAHDNPAHGKAEASTSKYLIDKLSQIRVNLYSDQAPKGEPYSSSLEELKEDGKLEDIVTNQLCLLPTPLRGDVTPVDKVVVCCSEVLGSYLKWADYTTFYQELRGAYFQDREAYRKAGDSSKSSAVAIREVVKKFSLEPAYRDGFHHVLTEIAFLQIRKEQLQDQHGIIPVALTPNSYQACLEHFIPATAVRMEDIPRFENPTQADKVVYENQSRHWVLFKLIERLLVGSDEARTFLNKFWQGYSACISRLNGESRLGELELARLLDGIFDGIRTALHSQLAFTVQQQHRQWQVLNVDPKVTLKAQYDAALKQDKTFAETQQLYVEPRGKAANETVSLLDQVQAFLQSDKQVLLLTGDSGAGKSTFNRLLEKQLWEERNEGDPIPLFIALPSIDKPEQDLIVKILKRRGLSELQIQKIKKEKQKFIFILDGYDEIRQTQNLYLSNQINQPDSWLGQMVISCRTEYLGQHYQSRFQPNPLLQEKDAFFEEVAIEPFSIEERNAYLEKYATLHAMSWTAQQYQDALEQPHVNDLTQNPFLLRVILEALPYLVNQKKARTAIQLRLDLYGQFVRQWFERNEQRLSAKDLAESKREIFIVLCDEGFAEHGIALAQDLATNLYIEQAGNPVVEYSSHKDKGSWKEAFFGRDEEKQLLREAWPLSRNGNQYRFIHKSLLEYLVARALFDSFDACVSVGSRSRRGSNASAYSFDLNSVPSRSVQPTLLLAPKHWCNDLGVVSLLTERVAQESTFKQQLFDIIELSKADKTVRQAAANAITILVRAGVQFNGVDLKGIQIPGADLSEGVFDSAQLQGADLRKVIFRKIWLRRANLSGAKMEGVRFGEWPTLEEKSQVTSCVYSPDGGACVMGLENSQISVYDTSSWARTHILKGHQYSVNSVAYSPSTAQIASGGSDKTVRVWNAQNGMLIHTLKGHQDFVRSVVYSPNGEQIASGAEDTTVRLWNARSGKLLNTLEGHQHNVLSVAYSPNAEWIASGSKDKTVRVWNTQRGALLHILEGHQDAVWSVAYSPHAEQIASGSQDKTVRLWNARSGTLLHTLKGHQSSIRSVTYSPNAEKIVSGSSDGTVRLWEVRSGTQLYSLEGHQSSVKSVVYSPSGEQIASGSDDKTVRLWDIRGGTLSKPHAPAEHQDHVTSVAYSPNNDLFASGSGDKTVRLWDACSGTLLRTLQEHQNKVRSIAYSPNAEQVASGSEDNTVRLWNAQDGTLLYTLKGHQDYVTSVAYSPNKDKIASGSEDKTVRLWDTRKGALLNILEGHQNYVWSVAYSPSGKQIASGSWDKTVRLWDTRDGALRYTLEGHQDYVRNVTYSPNGKRVASAGDDKTVRLWSAQNGALLHTLEGHKNWVYSVAYSPNGELIASGSEDKTVRLWNATSGQCLRVLQGFNRAVYSIAWKATNNVLYLASGSEDKSVRQWEVKRKQEGYQVKLSWSSGHEVLMVTEMLLKGVQGLSQVNKRLLQQRGAVGEPVSRLVKTDN, encoded by the coding sequence ATGTTAGGTCGTGCTGTTTCTCCCGCCCCAATGATCAATCAAATGCAGGCTTCAGCGCAAAATGCGCTATATCAAGCGAATCTGTGCAAAGAAACGCAGAATTTTGGGATGGCCTTATTTTTTTATGACCAGGCCAAAGTTGCCTTTAAACATATTGCAAAAGCACACCAGCTAACGCCTTCCTTATCTGAAGTAAAAAATGCTGTCATCCAAGCTCAGACACCAAAAACAGCCGAAGACGAGGCATTACGCCAACGCCTTGCCGCAGTGTATTTCGAGCGTGCTCAACTGCTAGAAAAATTAAACCAGGTTGGCAAAGCACAAGCGAGTTACCAAAAAGCCAAAGCATGGGGTTATCTGGGCAGTGAGCCTGAATCTGTCGGGCCTGCGGCATCTAAACCAGCCCGTCGCGTTCTAGCCCGAGCGGCAACCTCTACTGAAATACCTGTTCAGCAACTGCAGGTGGCCTCGTCAGCCCAAGAAAAAAATGTGCTGGTGGATTATCTCTTTGAGAAGGCGTTGGCGACGCTTGGCTCGTTAGAGGTATCGAATAAGCCCAGCTTGTTTCTCGTTTATGCGCATGACAATCCTGCTCACGGCAAGGCTGAGGCCAGTACGTCTAAATATTTAATCGATAAATTATCCCAGATCCGAGTTAATCTGTATTCTGACCAAGCACCCAAAGGGGAGCCGTATTCCAGCTCACTAGAAGAGTTGAAAGAAGACGGTAAGCTTGAAGATATTGTTACCAATCAACTCTGTTTATTGCCCACGCCACTGCGAGGGGATGTGACGCCAGTCGATAAGGTCGTGGTTTGTTGTTCTGAGGTATTAGGCAGTTACTTAAAATGGGCCGACTATACGACGTTCTACCAGGAACTGCGGGGTGCTTATTTCCAAGATCGAGAAGCGTATCGCAAAGCGGGGGACTCATCGAAAAGTTCAGCCGTTGCTATCCGTGAGGTAGTCAAAAAATTTTCTCTCGAGCCTGCGTATCGAGATGGCTTTCATCATGTGTTGACGGAAATCGCTTTTCTTCAAATTCGCAAAGAGCAGCTGCAAGATCAGCATGGGATTATCCCTGTCGCGTTAACGCCGAATAGCTATCAGGCATGCCTAGAGCATTTTATTCCAGCCACGGCGGTTCGGATGGAAGATATACCGCGTTTTGAGAACCCAACCCAAGCAGACAAAGTCGTGTATGAGAATCAAAGCCGACACTGGGTCCTGTTCAAGCTGATTGAGCGGTTGTTAGTGGGTAGTGATGAAGCGAGAACCTTTCTGAACAAGTTTTGGCAAGGCTATAGCGCATGTATCTCGCGATTAAATGGAGAGTCCAGGCTGGGTGAGCTTGAGTTGGCGAGGCTATTGGATGGGATTTTTGATGGCATCAGAACAGCGTTGCATAGTCAATTGGCCTTTACGGTGCAGCAGCAACACCGACAATGGCAGGTGCTGAATGTGGATCCTAAAGTAACGCTAAAAGCTCAGTACGACGCTGCGCTTAAGCAAGATAAGACCTTCGCAGAAACCCAGCAGCTTTATGTGGAACCCAGAGGCAAAGCAGCTAACGAAACCGTTTCTCTCTTAGACCAGGTGCAGGCATTTTTACAAAGCGATAAACAAGTGTTGCTACTAACGGGAGATTCTGGAGCCGGCAAATCGACTTTTAACCGCCTACTTGAAAAACAGCTATGGGAAGAAAGAAACGAAGGTGATCCAATTCCGCTTTTTATTGCGTTGCCGAGCATTGATAAACCCGAACAAGATCTAATTGTTAAAATCCTCAAAAGACGAGGTCTATCCGAGTTACAAATTCAAAAGATAAAAAAAGAAAAGCAAAAGTTCATCTTTATCCTGGATGGCTACGATGAAATCCGGCAGACGCAAAACTTGTATTTGAGCAATCAGATTAACCAGCCCGATAGCTGGTTAGGGCAAATGGTGATCAGTTGTCGTACTGAATATTTAGGCCAACACTACCAAAGCCGTTTTCAACCCAATCCACTTTTACAGGAAAAAGATGCGTTCTTCGAAGAAGTGGCGATTGAGCCTTTTTCAATCGAAGAACGTAATGCATATCTTGAAAAATATGCGACGCTTCACGCAATGAGTTGGACCGCGCAGCAATATCAAGACGCGCTTGAACAACCCCATGTCAATGACTTAACCCAAAATCCATTTTTGCTACGTGTGATACTCGAGGCACTGCCTTATTTGGTCAATCAGAAGAAAGCGCGCACGGCTATCCAATTACGCTTAGATCTCTATGGTCAGTTTGTCAGACAATGGTTTGAGCGTAACGAGCAACGTTTAAGTGCAAAAGATTTAGCGGAAAGTAAAAGAGAAATTTTTATAGTGTTATGCGACGAAGGCTTTGCTGAGCACGGTATTGCATTGGCACAAGATTTGGCGACAAATCTTTATATAGAGCAGGCGGGTAATCCCGTTGTCGAGTATTCGTCACACAAAGACAAGGGGAGTTGGAAGGAAGCCTTTTTTGGCCGGGACGAAGAAAAGCAACTGTTGCGAGAAGCCTGGCCGCTATCGCGAAACGGTAACCAATATCGGTTTATCCATAAATCGTTGTTGGAATATCTGGTAGCGCGTGCGCTGTTCGATTCATTTGATGCTTGCGTGTCGGTAGGTAGCCGTTCCCGCCGAGGAAGCAATGCATCCGCCTACAGTTTTGATCTCAATTCTGTGCCATCTCGCTCGGTGCAGCCAACATTACTTTTAGCACCTAAACATTGGTGCAACGATCTGGGGGTGGTTAGCTTGTTGACCGAGCGTGTTGCGCAAGAGTCTACCTTTAAGCAACAACTCTTCGACATTATTGAACTCTCTAAAGCAGATAAAACAGTACGTCAAGCCGCGGCCAACGCGATTACGATCTTGGTTAGGGCGGGTGTGCAATTTAATGGGGTCGATCTGAAAGGCATTCAGATTCCTGGGGCAGATCTGAGTGAAGGGGTATTTGATTCAGCGCAGCTGCAAGGGGCGGATTTAAGGAAAGTCATCTTCCGCAAAATTTGGTTACGCCGAGCCAATTTAAGCGGAGCCAAAATGGAAGGGGTGCGGTTTGGTGAGTGGCCAACGCTTGAGGAAAAGAGCCAGGTAACGTCTTGCGTTTATTCGCCAGATGGGGGGGCCTGTGTAATGGGCCTTGAGAATAGTCAGATTAGCGTATACGACACCTCAAGCTGGGCAAGAACTCATATCTTAAAAGGGCATCAATATTCTGTTAATAGCGTTGCTTATTCTCCAAGCACAGCGCAGATCGCCTCTGGTGGTTCTGACAAGACCGTGCGGGTGTGGAACGCACAGAATGGAATGCTAATCCATACTTTGAAAGGACATCAAGATTTTGTTAGAAGTGTAGTGTATTCACCAAACGGAGAGCAGATCGCCTCTGGCGCTGAGGACACTACCGTGCGACTGTGGAATGCCCGAAGTGGAAAACTACTCAACACGTTGGAGGGACATCAACATAATGTTTTGAGCGTAGCTTATTCACCGAATGCGGAGTGGATTGCATCAGGCAGTAAGGACAAGACCGTGCGGGTGTGGAACACGCAACGCGGAGCACTGCTTCACATTTTGGAAGGACATCAAGATGCTGTTTGGAGCGTAGCTTATTCACCCCACGCAGAGCAGATTGCATCAGGCAGCCAAGATAAGACCGTACGGCTGTGGAACGCGCGCAGTGGTACGTTACTCCATACCCTCAAAGGACATCAATCCTCTATTAGAAGCGTGACGTATTCGCCCAATGCAGAAAAGATCGTCTCCGGCAGTTCTGATGGCACTGTACGGCTTTGGGAGGTGAGAAGCGGAACGCAGCTCTACTCTTTGGAGGGACATCAATCCTCTGTTAAGAGCGTAGTGTACTCGCCAAGTGGAGAGCAGATTGCCTCAGGCAGTGATGATAAGACTGTACGACTGTGGGATATAAGAGGTGGAACACTGAGCAAGCCTCATGCTCCAGCAGAACATCAAGATCATGTGACAAGCGTAGCGTATTCACCTAACAACGATCTGTTTGCTTCCGGCAGTGGAGACAAGACTGTTAGGTTGTGGGATGCGTGCAGCGGTACGTTGCTGCGAACTCTCCAAGAGCATCAAAATAAAGTTAGAAGCATAGCGTATTCGCCCAATGCAGAGCAGGTTGCTTCTGGTAGTGAGGATAACACTGTGAGGCTGTGGAACGCTCAAGACGGAACACTGCTCTATACCTTGAAAGGGCATCAAGATTATGTGACAAGCGTAGCGTATTCACCTAACAAAGATAAGATTGCTTCTGGCAGCGAGGACAAGACTGTCAGGTTGTGGGACACGCGAAAAGGGGCGCTACTCAACATTTTGGAAGGGCACCAAAATTATGTTTGGAGCGTAGCGTACTCGCCAAGCGGGAAGCAAATTGCTTCTGGCAGCTGGGATAAAACCGTGCGATTGTGGGATACGCGAGATGGAGCGCTACGCTACACTTTGGAAGGACATCAAGATTATGTTAGGAACGTGACATACTCACCCAATGGAAAGCGGGTAGCTTCTGCAGGCGATGACAAGACAGTGCGGCTGTGGAGCGCGCAAAATGGAGCGCTACTCCACACTTTGGAAGGACATAAAAACTGGGTATATAGCGTGGCATATTCTCCGAACGGAGAGCTGATTGCCTCAGGCAGTGAAGACAAGACGGTGCGACTGTGGAACGCCACTTCGGGTCAGTGCCTCAGAGTGCTTCAAGGTTTTAATAGGGCCGTTTATAGCATTGCCTGGAAAGCGACGAACAACGTGCTCTATTTAGCGAGTGGCAGCGAAGATAAATCAGTACGTCAGTGGGAAGTGAAAAGAAAACAAGAGGGCTATCAAGTAAAACTGAGTTGGAGCTCGGGGCATGAAGTACTGATGGTGACGGAGATGCTGTTAAAAGGGGTACAAGGTCTAAGCCAGGTGAATAAAAGACTGTTACAACAGCGCGGGGCAGTGGGTGAGCCAGTTTCACGCTTAGTTAAAACAGACAATTAG
- the rffA gene encoding dTDP-4-amino-4,6-dideoxygalactose transaminase, with protein MIPFNTPALVGTELGHIQSALASNVLNGDGNFTQRCQQWFEQYTNSHKVLLTPSCTAALEMAAILLDIQPGDEVVMPSFTFVSTANAFVLRGAKIVFVDVRPDTMNIDETRIEAALTSRTRAIVPIHYAGVACEMDAIMALADKHQLWVVEDAAQGVAATYKGRALGSIGHIGCYSFHETKNFTAGGEGGAILINQAEQVERAEIIRQKGTNRNQFLRGQTDKYTWRDIGSSYLMSDLQAAYLWAQLEAVEQINARRLELWHGYFQAFQSLAQQGRIELPVIAPDCDHNAHMFYLKLRDIKDRNAFISAMRDAGILAVFHYVPLHSSPAGQKFGVFHGDDRYTTKESERLVRLPLFYNMTDMTHRTVINAVTRYFA; from the coding sequence ATGATTCCATTTAATACCCCGGCTCTGGTCGGCACTGAATTAGGCCATATCCAATCTGCGTTAGCCAGCAATGTGCTAAATGGTGATGGTAACTTTACGCAACGCTGCCAACAGTGGTTTGAACAGTATACTAACAGCCACAAAGTGCTACTGACCCCCTCTTGTACGGCAGCGCTGGAAATGGCGGCTATCTTGCTCGATATTCAGCCAGGCGACGAAGTGGTGATGCCCAGTTTTACGTTTGTCTCCACCGCGAATGCTTTTGTGCTGCGTGGCGCCAAAATTGTCTTTGTTGATGTGCGCCCTGACACCATGAATATAGACGAGACCCGGATTGAAGCGGCACTCACCAGCAGAACTCGAGCTATCGTTCCAATTCACTATGCAGGCGTTGCTTGTGAGATGGATGCCATTATGGCGCTTGCTGACAAACATCAGCTGTGGGTAGTAGAAGACGCCGCACAAGGGGTAGCTGCCACTTATAAAGGTCGTGCGCTGGGGAGTATCGGCCACATTGGTTGTTACAGTTTTCACGAAACCAAGAACTTTACCGCGGGTGGGGAAGGTGGCGCTATCTTGATCAACCAGGCTGAACAGGTCGAACGGGCGGAAATTATTCGTCAAAAAGGGACAAATCGCAACCAATTCCTGCGTGGTCAGACGGATAAATATACGTGGCGAGACATCGGTTCTAGCTATCTGATGTCTGATTTACAGGCAGCCTATCTGTGGGCGCAGCTAGAGGCAGTCGAGCAGATCAACGCGCGCCGTCTTGAACTGTGGCACGGCTATTTTCAGGCATTTCAGTCTTTGGCGCAGCAAGGGCGCATTGAACTGCCTGTGATTGCGCCAGACTGCGACCACAACGCACATATGTTTTATCTCAAACTGCGTGACATCAAAGATCGTAATGCTTTTATTAGCGCGATGCGCGACGCTGGTATTCTGGCTGTTTTTCACTACGTTCCACTGCATAGCTCTCCTGCGGGGCAGAAGTTTGGTGTCTTCCACGGTGATGACAGATACACGACCAAAGAGAGTGAGCGTTTAGTGCGGCTGCCGCTTTTCTATAACATGACAGATATGACCCACCGCACTGTGATAAACGCTGTGACCCGCTACTTTGCCTGA
- the rffC gene encoding dTDP-4-amino-4,6-dideoxy-D-galactose acyltransferase, translated as MQLDRIIEPQRAPAQCNQEHPLRAQLEPLVWESEFFARKCARFVFDSQGVPPAQIVFTNFDIVQSKILANRLDLLDQLVKLGFQFIEGEADFSLPINALADKQNYRIASEPDILAIRAVAKGLFSASRFRAPWYTEEERDRFYQVWAEKAVRGLFDHACLVIEDTSGIHGFVTVRKLTHDAARIGLLAIRPDLTGRGLGKVLIKAARHWCAALNVKQLSVATQTSNLSAMSLYIASGAQLAGISYWLYK; from the coding sequence GTGCAATTAGATCGCATCATTGAACCACAACGCGCACCTGCACAATGCAATCAAGAGCACCCGTTGCGCGCCCAACTTGAGCCGCTCGTATGGGAAAGTGAATTTTTCGCTCGCAAGTGTGCTAGGTTTGTTTTTGATAGTCAAGGCGTGCCGCCAGCGCAAATAGTGTTTACAAACTTCGATATTGTACAAAGCAAGATTCTAGCTAATCGACTCGACTTATTGGATCAGCTGGTTAAGCTTGGTTTCCAATTTATCGAAGGTGAGGCTGATTTCAGCTTACCGATTAACGCGTTAGCCGATAAGCAAAATTATCGTATTGCCTCTGAACCGGATATCTTGGCTATACGTGCTGTCGCCAAAGGGCTATTTTCTGCTAGCCGCTTTCGTGCGCCTTGGTACACGGAGGAGGAGCGTGATCGCTTCTACCAAGTCTGGGCAGAAAAGGCGGTGCGCGGTCTCTTCGATCATGCATGCCTGGTGATTGAAGACACAAGCGGCATTCATGGTTTTGTCACTGTGCGCAAGTTGACGCACGATGCAGCCCGTATTGGCTTGTTAGCTATCCGCCCCGATTTGACTGGCCGCGGCTTAGGTAAAGTATTAATCAAGGCTGCGCGGCACTGGTGTGCGGCGCTCAATGTCAAGCAGTTGAGCGTGGCAACTCAAACCAGCAATCTGAGTGCGATGAGCCTTTATATTGCTAGTGGCGCTCAGCTGGCCGGAATTTCCTATTGGCTATATAAGTGA
- a CDS encoding ABC transporter substrate-binding protein, translated as MDNENQPKSPGRRNIIKLLAVGAAVYAPFVWTRSRTTPKEQIVVRDPGGLISELYREVFYDPFEHKTGIKVIGALSKPEPIAQIRMMVEQSNYSWDIANLNHRSVLLLTTGNNIYLEEHRLKHDPIISGIAPQFLSPYGVGTNVYTTVLTYRTDVFKNCRSPQSWQDFGDVNNFPGRRSLRNLPFETIEIALMAAGVSLDKIYPCDLNKALESLSKIEPYIPVWWTTGAQSEHFLNSGEADLMSAFISKVQKAIKDGKPLAFSWDQHIYAYENWTILKGTPKANACREFIKFASDPKRQAKLAPYAIGPTHTDAFKYIDKKQTKLLPTYPDNLKKGLFIDASYWLEHQNIVFDRFNEWKLGSVNA; from the coding sequence ATGGATAATGAAAATCAGCCTAAAAGCCCGGGCCGCCGTAACATAATCAAGCTGTTGGCTGTAGGTGCTGCCGTCTACGCGCCTTTCGTTTGGACTCGCTCTAGAACAACTCCGAAGGAACAAATCGTTGTTCGAGACCCGGGGGGACTTATCTCTGAGCTATATAGAGAGGTGTTCTATGACCCTTTCGAGCACAAGACCGGCATTAAAGTTATCGGCGCTTTATCTAAACCAGAACCCATCGCACAAATTCGGATGATGGTCGAACAAAGTAATTACTCGTGGGATATTGCAAACCTGAACCATAGATCCGTCTTGCTTCTGACAACTGGCAACAACATTTACCTGGAAGAGCATAGACTTAAGCACGATCCGATCATCTCGGGAATTGCGCCCCAATTTTTATCGCCTTATGGCGTTGGGACAAATGTATACACCACTGTGCTGACGTATCGAACAGATGTTTTTAAGAATTGTCGCTCCCCGCAATCATGGCAGGATTTTGGGGACGTAAATAACTTTCCTGGTCGCCGCAGCCTACGCAATCTCCCCTTTGAAACCATCGAAATAGCGCTGATGGCCGCTGGTGTATCACTAGATAAAATTTATCCTTGTGACCTTAACAAGGCGTTAGAAAGTCTCAGTAAGATTGAACCTTATATTCCTGTTTGGTGGACAACGGGAGCACAGAGCGAACACTTCTTAAACTCGGGTGAAGCGGATTTGATGTCAGCCTTTATTTCTAAGGTTCAGAAAGCAATCAAAGACGGTAAACCATTAGCGTTTTCATGGGACCAGCATATCTATGCCTATGAGAATTGGACGATTCTTAAGGGAACCCCTAAGGCTAATGCGTGCCGCGAGTTTATTAAATTCGCTTCAGATCCGAAGCGACAGGCAAAGCTTGCGCCGTATGCGATTGGCCCAACACATACTGACGCTTTCAAATACATTGATAAAAAGCAGACCAAGCTTCTACCAACTTATCCGGATAACCTCAAGAAAGGCTTATTTATCGATGCTTCATACTGGCTTGAGCATCAAAATATAGTCTTCGATCGTTTCAATGAATGGAAGCTAGGGTCAGTAAATGCATAA
- a CDS encoding MerR family transcriptional regulator codes for MLQKITLLPIPAKRYFTIGEVSELCAVKPHVLRYWEQEFTQLSPVKRRGNRRYYQHHEVLLIRRIRELLYEQGFTINGARNRLDSYQALAHTSSVTSASEPPPQADVPALDVSRLRDDIERVIKILQK; via the coding sequence ATGCTACAAAAAATTACCTTGCTGCCAATTCCTGCAAAACGCTACTTTACGATTGGTGAAGTGAGTGAGCTTTGTGCTGTAAAGCCCCATGTCTTGCGTTATTGGGAGCAAGAATTCACTCAGCTTAGTCCAGTCAAACGGCGCGGCAACCGTCGTTATTATCAGCACCATGAAGTTCTTTTGATCCGCCGCATTCGAGAGCTTCTATATGAACAAGGTTTCACCATCAATGGTGCGCGCAACCGCTTAGATTCATATCAGGCACTCGCCCATACCAGCAGCGTAACGAGTGCGTCTGAACCACCTCCCCAGGCCGATGTACCCGCGCTTGACGTCAGCCGGTTGCGTGACGATATTGAGCGCGTAATTAAAATCTTGCAAAAATAA
- a CDS encoding integration host factor subunit alpha has product MEQHAALESANPPQDLSQNSSTSEVPTLTKAELAEFLFDQVGLNKREAKEMVDAFFELIGDALERGESVKLSGFGNFQLRDKSQRPGRNLRTGETIPIAARRVVTFHASQKLKELVEGNMPAVQASAYAPL; this is encoded by the coding sequence TTGGAGCAGCACGCAGCGTTAGAGTCAGCAAATCCACCCCAGGATTTATCTCAGAACTCGTCTACAAGCGAGGTGCCAACTCTGACCAAAGCCGAGCTCGCTGAATTTCTATTCGATCAAGTGGGTTTAAATAAGCGTGAAGCCAAAGAAATGGTGGATGCTTTTTTCGAGCTGATTGGCGACGCGCTTGAAAGAGGAGAAAGCGTCAAACTATCCGGTTTTGGCAATTTCCAATTACGTGATAAGTCGCAGCGGCCTGGGCGCAATCTCAGAACCGGGGAAACGATCCCGATTGCTGCGCGCAGGGTCGTGACTTTCCATGCCAGCCAGAAACTCAAAGAACTGGTCGAAGGCAATATGCCGGCAGTGCAAGCATCAGCTTATGCGCCGCTTTGA